A genome region from Alicyclobacillus acidocaldarius subsp. acidocaldarius DSM 446 includes the following:
- a CDS encoding prephenate dehydrogenase: protein MALKRVLIVGAGLIGGSMGLALSRRMPHLEVDAVDVNPAYREQAAGLRAFRHVWHALESAPSDYDLAVLAVPVDAAIHLLPRVRGKASWVMDVCSVKRPIVEAMDRVLTGSRGVPSHPMAGKAQAGPLGADEALFEGRSWIFLETHRPPAEIEELVRRLGARVVRVPDAEDHDRRMAEASHGIHLASQCAVLAAEMDPAAIAEIAGPAFWDVTRLASSPSEFWIQTLGANREHVIAWLRRFEAAARSFRAALERGDAAEVRILLEEAKRRRERADAARNTE, encoded by the coding sequence ATGGCGCTGAAACGCGTGCTCATCGTGGGGGCGGGACTCATCGGCGGGTCGATGGGCCTCGCCCTTTCTCGTCGGATGCCGCATCTTGAAGTCGACGCCGTGGATGTCAACCCCGCCTATCGTGAACAGGCCGCAGGACTCCGCGCGTTTCGCCACGTGTGGCATGCGCTCGAGAGCGCGCCTTCCGATTACGATCTCGCCGTGCTCGCCGTGCCGGTCGACGCCGCCATCCATCTGCTTCCGCGCGTGCGCGGCAAAGCCTCGTGGGTGATGGACGTCTGTAGCGTGAAGCGCCCAATTGTGGAGGCGATGGATCGCGTCCTCACCGGATCGCGCGGCGTCCCGTCGCACCCGATGGCGGGCAAGGCACAGGCGGGGCCGCTCGGCGCGGACGAGGCCCTGTTCGAAGGAAGGTCCTGGATTTTTCTCGAGACGCATCGCCCGCCCGCGGAAATCGAGGAACTCGTCCGCCGCCTCGGCGCTCGCGTGGTGCGGGTTCCGGATGCCGAAGACCACGACCGGCGCATGGCCGAGGCGAGCCACGGCATTCACCTCGCGAGCCAGTGCGCGGTGCTCGCGGCCGAGATGGACCCGGCGGCCATCGCCGAAATCGCAGGCCCCGCCTTTTGGGATGTGACCCGACTGGCGTCGTCGCCGTCGGAGTTCTGGATCCAGACGCTCGGCGCCAATCGCGAGCACGTCATCGCCTGGCTGCGAAGGTTTGAAGCGGCGGCCCGTTCGTTCCGCGCTGCGCTGGAGCGAGGGGATGCGGCGGAGGTGAGGATTCTGCTGGAAGAGGCGAAGCGGCGGCGTGAACGGGCGGACGCGGCGAGAAACACGGAGTAA
- the trpD gene encoding anthranilate phosphoribosyltransferase: MQDMVRDVIAAVVSGKILDEATAEAFLSAWMDGHVSPAQAAALVSVMAYRGEQPAEIAGFARAMRSHAVRLEAPEGTLDTCGTGGDGKDTFNISTAVAFVAAAAGIPVAKHGNRAASSRSGSADVLQALGAVIDLPVSASETLLRETGLCFLFAQVYHPAMKAAAQVRKELGFRTIFNILGPLTNPAGAKRQVLGVFHEGLVPIVGEALVTLESEHALVVHGAEGLDEFSLAGPSRVAEVKDGAVRAYRLAPEDVGLRSAPIEAVRGGSPEENAEIVRRVLAGEERGPKRDIVLYNAGAALYVGGKAASVREGVALAAEIIDAGRALATLDAFVQGSRRLASVQEAVSP, from the coding sequence ATGCAGGACATGGTTCGGGATGTCATTGCTGCTGTCGTGTCCGGTAAAATATTGGACGAAGCGACAGCAGAAGCTTTTCTTAGCGCATGGATGGATGGTCATGTGTCTCCTGCGCAGGCGGCCGCTCTGGTCAGCGTGATGGCGTACCGCGGGGAGCAACCGGCGGAAATTGCCGGCTTCGCGCGGGCGATGCGGAGCCATGCGGTTCGCCTGGAAGCCCCCGAGGGCACCCTCGATACGTGCGGTACGGGCGGCGACGGCAAGGACACCTTCAACATCTCCACGGCCGTCGCATTTGTCGCCGCGGCGGCTGGCATCCCGGTCGCAAAGCACGGCAATCGAGCGGCTTCGAGCCGCAGCGGCAGCGCCGACGTGTTGCAGGCGCTTGGCGCCGTGATCGATCTGCCCGTGTCCGCGTCGGAGACGCTTCTTCGAGAAACGGGCCTCTGTTTTCTGTTCGCGCAAGTGTACCACCCCGCCATGAAAGCCGCAGCTCAGGTGCGAAAGGAACTTGGGTTCAGGACCATCTTCAACATTCTCGGCCCCTTGACGAACCCCGCCGGCGCCAAGCGCCAAGTCCTTGGCGTCTTTCACGAAGGTCTCGTCCCGATTGTGGGCGAGGCACTGGTGACCCTCGAATCGGAGCATGCCCTGGTGGTCCACGGCGCAGAAGGACTGGACGAATTTTCGCTGGCCGGCCCTTCGCGTGTCGCGGAAGTCAAAGACGGCGCAGTTCGCGCGTATCGGCTTGCCCCCGAGGACGTGGGGCTTCGGTCGGCGCCCATCGAAGCGGTGCGCGGCGGGTCGCCCGAAGAGAACGCCGAGATCGTCCGCCGCGTTCTCGCGGGTGAAGAGCGCGGGCCGAAGCGCGACATCGTCCTCTATAACGCGGGAGCGGCCCTGTACGTGGGTGGCAAGGCGGCGTCCGTGCGCGAGGGCGTGGCGCTGGCCGCTGAGATCATCGACGCCGGGCGGGCGCTTGCGACGCTGGACGCGTTTGTCCAGGGCTCGCGAAGGCTCGCGAGCGTGCAGGAGGCGGTGAGCCCGTGA
- the aroC gene encoding chorismate synthase: protein MLRYLSAGESHGPALTVVIDGFPSNVTIRKEKIDEQLRRRQQGYGRGYRQQIESDEVQVTSGLRFGKTLGTPITLVVQNRDFKNWSAKMAPFGEKPEDLKEIYRPRPGHADLAGAIKYDHEDIRNVLERASARNTATLVAAGALARQLLEHFGIRIAAHVVELCDVKATQFPDSLEELEARANASPVRCADEAAAERMMARIDEAKAAGDTVGGIFEVIVRGCPIGLGSYAQPDRKLDGRLAAALMSIQAIKGVEIGLGFEAARRMGSKVHDPILYDGTRYIRSHNGAGGLEGGVTNGEDIVIRAAMKPISTLYNPLPSVNMKTKEAEPAAIERSDICALPAASVVGENVVAWVIADAFLEKFGGDSLEQIEDAFRAYQARVSQR, encoded by the coding sequence TTGTTGCGCTACTTGTCGGCAGGAGAATCGCATGGCCCGGCGCTGACCGTGGTGATCGACGGCTTTCCGAGCAATGTCACAATCCGCAAAGAGAAAATTGACGAACAATTGCGACGGAGACAGCAGGGCTATGGGCGCGGCTATCGCCAGCAGATCGAGTCGGATGAGGTGCAGGTGACGAGCGGACTTCGCTTCGGAAAGACGCTCGGCACGCCCATCACGCTCGTCGTCCAGAACCGAGATTTCAAGAATTGGTCGGCGAAGATGGCGCCGTTTGGCGAGAAACCCGAAGATCTCAAGGAGATTTACCGCCCGCGGCCAGGGCATGCCGATCTCGCCGGGGCCATCAAGTACGATCACGAGGACATCCGCAACGTCCTCGAGCGCGCAAGCGCGCGCAACACGGCCACGCTGGTGGCGGCAGGGGCGCTCGCGAGGCAACTCTTGGAGCACTTCGGCATCCGGATCGCGGCGCACGTGGTCGAGTTGTGCGATGTGAAGGCGACCCAGTTTCCCGATTCGCTCGAGGAGCTTGAGGCGCGCGCGAATGCCTCTCCCGTGCGGTGCGCGGACGAGGCGGCGGCCGAACGCATGATGGCGCGCATCGACGAGGCCAAGGCGGCCGGGGATACGGTCGGTGGCATCTTCGAGGTGATCGTGCGCGGCTGTCCCATTGGGCTTGGCAGCTACGCGCAGCCGGATCGCAAGCTCGATGGAAGGCTCGCGGCGGCCCTGATGAGCATTCAGGCTATCAAAGGCGTGGAGATTGGGCTCGGCTTTGAAGCAGCCCGGCGCATGGGCTCCAAGGTGCACGATCCCATTTTGTATGACGGCACCCGTTACATCCGTTCGCACAACGGCGCGGGCGGACTCGAGGGCGGCGTGACCAACGGGGAGGACATCGTCATCCGGGCCGCCATGAAGCCCATCAGCACGCTATACAACCCGCTTCCAAGCGTGAACATGAAGACGAAGGAGGCCGAACCCGCGGCCATCGAGCGCTCCGACATCTGTGCGCTCCCGGCGGCGTCCGTCGTCGGGGAAAACGTGGTCGCCTGGGTCATCGCGGACGCGTTCTTGGAGAAGTTCGGAGGGGACTCGCTGGAGCAGATTGAGGACGCCTTTCGGGCGTACCAGGCGCGGGTGAGCCAGCGATGA
- a CDS encoding peptidase M42: protein MRDWVMRLIDFVAPSGSEEAVVQSLLDHVREAADEIWVDALGNGIARKRGEGPHLMLAAHVDEPGVMVIDIDDRGYLRVVSVGEVHARECVGQEVRFTNGAVGLVHADPAKQGDLDFDALVVDVGARSREDAERMAPIGTAGAVHVPAATWGESVVTGRALDNRLGCAVAAEVFRNLAARGLNVSVAFTAQNAVGARAAQAAAFQLEPRYALVIDGATADDVFNHQTVLSLGKGPVLKVMDRGTVVPLEGKRAVEKAADRLNLLLQYEVSREAWSDTGAIQLARAGCVAVALGYPVRRAGAFAMTADISDAERLVDLAVATVETLLG from the coding sequence ATGAGGGACTGGGTGATGCGGTTGATCGACTTCGTCGCGCCGAGCGGGAGCGAGGAGGCCGTGGTCCAATCGCTGTTGGATCACGTCCGGGAAGCGGCGGACGAAATCTGGGTGGACGCGCTCGGCAACGGGATCGCGCGAAAGCGGGGCGAGGGGCCTCACCTCATGTTGGCCGCGCACGTCGACGAGCCGGGTGTCATGGTCATTGACATCGACGACCGCGGCTATCTCCGCGTGGTCTCCGTCGGAGAGGTGCACGCGCGCGAGTGCGTTGGACAGGAGGTCCGTTTCACAAACGGCGCAGTCGGCCTCGTCCACGCAGATCCGGCGAAGCAGGGCGATCTCGACTTCGACGCGCTCGTGGTCGACGTCGGGGCGCGATCGCGCGAAGATGCCGAGCGCATGGCGCCCATCGGCACGGCCGGCGCGGTGCACGTTCCCGCTGCGACATGGGGGGAAAGCGTCGTGACGGGCCGAGCCTTGGACAACCGGCTGGGATGCGCCGTCGCCGCGGAGGTGTTCCGCAACCTCGCCGCTCGAGGGTTGAACGTGAGCGTCGCGTTCACGGCGCAGAACGCCGTCGGGGCGAGGGCCGCGCAGGCTGCGGCGTTTCAGCTGGAGCCGCGGTATGCCCTCGTGATCGACGGGGCGACCGCGGACGACGTGTTCAACCATCAGACGGTCCTTTCCTTGGGCAAGGGGCCCGTCCTGAAGGTGATGGACCGCGGGACCGTGGTGCCGCTCGAGGGCAAGCGCGCCGTGGAGAAGGCGGCGGATCGGTTGAACCTTCTCCTTCAGTACGAGGTGTCGCGGGAAGCCTGGAGCGACACAGGCGCGATTCAACTCGCCAGGGCGGGGTGTGTGGCGGTCGCGCTCGGGTATCCCGTGCGCCGCGCAGGCGCGTTCGCGATGACCGCAGACATCTCGGACGCCGAGCGGCTGGTGGACCTCGCCGTGGCGACGGTGGAGACGCTGTTGGGCTGA
- a CDS encoding phosphoribosylanthranilate isomerase: MRSLPLLKICGLRPGDDLSFLRHPAVTHVGVVMVPASRRYVSPDEAGDLVRTAKRLRPDVTTVAVVSGGSREEIGEGARRAGVDVVQLHGGEPRDVAERLREAGFRVWRAVAFDPGDDVTSFLDTLRSHASSADAILFDAKPPSDAKPGVTGGHGRAFDWDRLAEMARAFSFDWWVAGGITPENVRDLLRRVRPVGIDVSSGVEVGGRKDVRRIDQLIQAMEAWGHESLSLS, encoded by the coding sequence GTGAGAAGCCTCCCGCTTTTGAAAATCTGCGGACTTCGGCCGGGCGACGATCTGTCGTTTCTTCGCCATCCCGCCGTCACGCATGTGGGCGTCGTGATGGTCCCGGCGTCCAGGCGCTACGTGTCCCCGGACGAGGCGGGCGATCTCGTCCGAACCGCGAAGCGCCTCCGCCCGGATGTGACCACCGTTGCGGTGGTCTCAGGCGGATCGCGCGAAGAGATCGGGGAGGGTGCGAGGAGGGCCGGCGTCGACGTGGTGCAGTTGCACGGAGGTGAACCTCGGGACGTCGCGGAGAGGCTTCGCGAAGCTGGGTTTCGGGTGTGGCGCGCGGTCGCGTTCGATCCCGGAGACGATGTGACTTCTTTTCTGGATACCTTGAGGTCGCATGCGTCTTCCGCCGACGCCATCCTGTTCGATGCGAAACCGCCATCGGACGCGAAACCCGGCGTCACGGGCGGGCACGGTCGAGCGTTCGACTGGGATCGCTTGGCCGAGATGGCGCGGGCGTTCAGCTTCGATTGGTGGGTCGCGGGCGGAATCACGCCGGAAAACGTTCGGGACCTCCTGCGCCGGGTGCGGCCAGTCGGCATCGACGTGTCTTCGGGCGTGGAAGTCGGCGGGCGGAAGGACGTCCGCCGCATTGATCAGTTGATTCAGGCGATGGAGGCGTGGGGCCATGAGTCATTATCCTTATCCTGA
- the aroB gene encoding 3-dehydroquinate synthase — translation MIRLEVQSSQGAYPVLVDAGARRFVPGLLQELGLAGRKIALITDEIVQRTAFTEELAGAVREVGREVFVLAFPAGDAHKSLATAVELYHGLLRRGFRRGDVILAVGGGVVGDLAGFVAATYMRGVPYVQVPTTLLAHDSAIGGKVGVNLEEGKNLVGAFYPPRAVLFDTEALCTLDARQWSNGMAEVIKHAIIADEILFEQLEANPLTGLGDPAAFVDIVARAMRVKVDVVNRDERETGLRQVLNVGHTVGHAVEQYSGYTLGHGEAVAIGLVVEAVIAARRGLLSPADAVRIAAVLERHGLPIRPPYADVEAVLRLMAVDKKHTHEGWTFALPTAIGRVEICKVQPDEVRQAYEEVREGHRP, via the coding sequence ATGATCCGACTGGAGGTGCAAAGCTCTCAAGGCGCGTATCCCGTCCTCGTCGACGCAGGCGCTAGGCGCTTTGTGCCCGGGCTGCTGCAGGAGCTCGGGCTTGCGGGCCGTAAGATCGCGCTCATCACGGACGAAATCGTCCAAAGGACGGCGTTTACCGAGGAACTCGCGGGTGCGGTTCGGGAGGTGGGGCGCGAGGTCTTTGTGCTCGCGTTTCCCGCCGGTGATGCGCACAAGAGCCTCGCCACCGCGGTCGAACTGTACCACGGGCTGCTTCGGCGCGGCTTTCGCCGAGGTGACGTCATCTTGGCCGTCGGCGGCGGCGTGGTGGGCGACCTGGCCGGGTTCGTGGCGGCGACGTATATGCGGGGCGTTCCGTACGTGCAGGTGCCGACCACGTTGCTCGCGCACGACAGCGCCATCGGAGGCAAGGTGGGCGTCAATCTCGAGGAGGGCAAAAACCTCGTCGGCGCGTTCTATCCCCCGCGTGCGGTGTTGTTTGACACCGAGGCGCTCTGCACGCTCGATGCGCGTCAGTGGAGCAACGGGATGGCCGAGGTCATCAAGCACGCCATCATCGCGGACGAAATCTTGTTTGAACAGCTTGAAGCGAATCCCTTGACGGGCCTCGGCGATCCGGCTGCGTTTGTGGACATCGTCGCCCGAGCCATGCGCGTCAAGGTGGACGTGGTGAACCGGGACGAACGGGAGACTGGGCTCAGGCAGGTGCTCAACGTCGGTCACACCGTGGGGCACGCGGTCGAGCAGTATTCGGGGTATACCCTGGGTCACGGTGAGGCCGTGGCCATCGGGCTCGTTGTCGAGGCCGTTATCGCCGCGAGGCGCGGCCTCCTGTCTCCGGCCGACGCCGTGCGGATCGCGGCTGTGCTCGAGCGGCACGGCTTGCCCATTCGTCCGCCCTACGCGGACGTGGAGGCCGTGCTCCGCCTGATGGCGGTCGACAAAAAGCACACGCACGAGGGGTGGACGTTCGCACTGCCCACCGCCATTGGCCGGGTGGAGATCTGCAAGGTTCAGCCCGACGAGGTGAGACAGGCATACGAAGAGGTGAGGGAGGGACACCGTCCATGA
- the trpB gene encoding tryptophan synthase subunit beta has protein sequence MSHYPYPDETGRYGAFGGRYVPETLMSALLQLEQDYLRLSRDESFQAELKYYLQQYAGRPTPLYYAERLTKHLRGPKIYLKREDLNHTGAHKINNAIGQALLALRTGKRRVIAETGAGQHGVATATVAARFGLECTVFMGEEDMRRQALNVFRMRMLGAEVVAATSGTRTLKDATNEAIRHWVAHVDDTHYIIGSVVGPHPYPMIVRDFQRVIGDEAKAQILEQEGRLPSSVVACVGGGSNAMGIFYPFIEDESVELIGCEAAGHGLETPYHAASIARGRPGVLHGAKTMLLQDEYGQVQPAHSISAGLDYPGIGPEHAHLAATGRATYVPVTDEEALEAFFLLSKLEGIIPALESAHAIAYLMREAGRYGSDDVVIVCLSGRGDKDVEQVAAREGERQHGPNS, from the coding sequence ATGAGTCATTATCCTTATCCTGATGAAACGGGGCGATATGGCGCGTTTGGCGGGCGTTACGTCCCGGAGACGCTCATGTCGGCCCTCCTGCAGTTGGAGCAAGATTACCTGCGCCTCTCGCGCGACGAGTCGTTTCAAGCGGAACTCAAGTATTATTTGCAGCAATACGCGGGCAGGCCGACGCCGCTCTATTACGCGGAGCGCCTGACGAAACACCTGCGCGGGCCGAAGATCTACCTGAAGCGCGAAGACCTGAATCACACAGGCGCTCACAAGATCAACAACGCCATCGGCCAAGCACTGCTCGCGCTTCGGACGGGCAAGCGGCGCGTGATCGCCGAGACGGGCGCGGGCCAGCACGGGGTGGCGACGGCGACGGTGGCCGCGCGGTTTGGCCTGGAATGCACAGTGTTCATGGGCGAAGAGGACATGCGCAGGCAGGCGCTGAACGTCTTTCGCATGCGGATGCTCGGCGCGGAAGTGGTGGCCGCGACGTCGGGGACGAGGACGCTCAAAGACGCCACGAACGAGGCCATTCGCCACTGGGTGGCGCACGTGGACGACACCCATTACATCATCGGGTCGGTCGTGGGGCCTCATCCGTATCCCATGATCGTTCGCGATTTTCAGCGCGTGATTGGGGATGAGGCAAAGGCTCAGATCCTCGAACAGGAGGGCCGCCTGCCCTCGAGTGTGGTGGCGTGTGTCGGCGGCGGCTCGAACGCCATGGGCATCTTTTATCCGTTCATCGAGGACGAAAGCGTGGAGCTCATCGGCTGCGAGGCGGCTGGACACGGGCTGGAGACGCCCTATCATGCGGCGAGCATCGCGCGCGGGCGCCCGGGCGTGTTGCACGGGGCAAAGACCATGCTGTTGCAGGACGAATACGGCCAGGTCCAGCCCGCCCATTCGATCTCGGCGGGACTCGACTATCCGGGCATCGGGCCTGAACACGCGCATCTGGCGGCGACGGGGCGCGCAACGTACGTGCCGGTGACGGACGAGGAAGCCCTCGAGGCGTTCTTTCTTTTGTCGAAGCTCGAAGGCATCATTCCGGCGCTCGAGAGCGCGCACGCCATCGCGTACCTGATGCGGGAAGCGGGTCGATATGGCTCGGACGACGTCGTGATCGTCTGCTTATCCGGCCGCGGCGACAAAGACGTCGAGCAGGTGGCCGCTCGAGAGGGGGAGCGACAGCATGGACCGAATTCGTGA
- the aroF gene encoding 3-deoxy-7-phosphoheptulonate synthase, translated as MIVVMKEGASQSEIDRVMELLKSKGLGAHLSVGVETTVIGVIGAKEKVHELGIETLPGVEKIVTVSYPFKLASRPFHPDDTRIEIRGHVVGGPEPTLIAGPCSVETREGLLEIAHAIKRSGAHMLRGGAFKPRSSPYSFQGLGEEGLKYLADAREETGLAIVSEVMEPGLVPLVAEYVDVLQIGARNMQNFPLLKAVGRTGKPVLLKRGFSNTIEEWLMSAEYIMAEGNPNVILCERGIRTFETYTRNTLDLNAVPVVKHLSHLPVLVDPSHGVGHARYVTDMARAGIAAGAHGVIVEVHKDPTQAWSDGNQTITLEEFDQLAHQVRAIHQLMKTFEPAASLV; from the coding sequence ATGATCGTCGTGATGAAGGAGGGCGCGTCGCAGTCGGAGATCGATCGCGTGATGGAGCTGCTCAAGAGCAAGGGGCTCGGGGCCCATCTGTCGGTCGGCGTGGAGACGACCGTGATCGGCGTGATCGGCGCGAAGGAGAAGGTGCATGAGCTCGGCATCGAGACGTTGCCGGGCGTGGAGAAAATCGTGACGGTGAGCTATCCGTTCAAGCTCGCGAGCCGCCCCTTCCACCCCGACGACACGCGGATTGAGATTCGCGGTCACGTCGTCGGCGGGCCGGAGCCGACGCTCATCGCGGGTCCGTGTTCGGTGGAGACGCGCGAGGGGTTGCTGGAGATTGCGCACGCCATCAAGCGAAGCGGGGCGCACATGCTGCGAGGCGGCGCGTTCAAGCCGAGATCGTCCCCGTACTCGTTCCAGGGGCTCGGCGAAGAAGGCTTGAAGTACCTGGCGGACGCGCGCGAAGAGACGGGGCTTGCCATCGTGTCGGAGGTCATGGAGCCGGGCCTCGTGCCGCTCGTGGCCGAGTACGTTGACGTCCTTCAGATTGGCGCACGCAACATGCAGAACTTCCCACTCCTCAAGGCCGTGGGCCGGACCGGCAAGCCGGTGCTGCTCAAGCGCGGCTTTTCCAACACCATCGAGGAGTGGCTCATGTCGGCCGAGTACATCATGGCAGAGGGAAACCCGAACGTCATTCTCTGTGAGCGCGGGATCCGGACGTTTGAGACGTACACGCGCAACACGCTGGACCTGAACGCCGTACCTGTGGTGAAGCACTTGTCCCACCTGCCGGTCCTCGTCGATCCGTCGCACGGCGTGGGTCACGCTCGCTACGTGACGGACATGGCGCGGGCGGGGATCGCGGCCGGCGCACACGGCGTGATCGTCGAGGTGCACAAGGATCCGACGCAGGCGTGGTCGGACGGCAACCAGACGATTACGCTCGAGGAATTCGATCAACTGGCGCACCAGGTGCGGGCCATCCATCAGCTGATGAAGACGTTCGAGCCCGCTGCCAGCTTGGTGTGA
- the trpA gene encoding tryptophan synthase subunit alpha, with protein MDRIREAFQAGHKLLIPFVVAGDPDYERSLDIACAILDAGADMLEIGFPYSDPLADGPVIQAAAVRSLKQGTRLVDCLRLVRDIRARSPKPLVAFTYVNPLIQYGAERFFAELAAAGGDGVIVPDVPLEEAGEVASAAEAHGIQFVPLVAPTSGEERVRAIVRAARGFVYCVSSLGVTGERQQVSRQVRELVDLVRKHTDLPACVGFGVSRPEHVREIAEFADGVIVGSAYVRRIGDAADEGRDPVEAVRSFTRELKQAALGAMHPH; from the coding sequence ATGGACCGAATTCGTGAGGCCTTTCAAGCTGGGCACAAGCTTCTCATTCCCTTCGTCGTCGCGGGCGATCCGGATTACGAGCGCTCTCTCGACATCGCGTGCGCCATCCTGGATGCGGGCGCGGACATGCTTGAGATCGGATTTCCGTATTCCGATCCGCTGGCCGACGGCCCAGTCATCCAGGCGGCCGCGGTACGTAGTCTGAAGCAAGGCACGCGCCTCGTGGACTGCCTCCGCTTGGTGCGCGACATTCGGGCGCGATCGCCGAAGCCGCTCGTCGCGTTCACCTACGTCAATCCGCTCATTCAGTACGGCGCAGAGCGGTTTTTCGCGGAGCTCGCGGCGGCTGGCGGCGACGGGGTGATTGTCCCGGACGTGCCGCTCGAGGAGGCGGGCGAGGTGGCGTCGGCGGCCGAGGCGCACGGCATCCAGTTCGTTCCTCTTGTGGCGCCCACGTCGGGCGAGGAGCGGGTGCGCGCGATTGTGCGAGCGGCGCGAGGCTTTGTGTACTGCGTCTCGTCCCTCGGCGTGACGGGCGAGCGCCAGCAGGTGTCGCGGCAGGTCCGCGAGCTTGTCGATCTCGTCCGCAAGCACACGGACCTGCCCGCCTGCGTGGGATTTGGCGTGAGCCGCCCCGAGCACGTGCGCGAGATCGCGGAATTCGCGGACGGCGTCATTGTGGGCAGTGCCTACGTGCGGCGCATTGGGGACGCGGCCGACGAGGGACGCGATCCCGTTGAAGCGGTGCGCTCGTTCACCCGAGAGCTCAAGCAAGCGGCGCTGGGGGCCATGCACCCGCATTGA
- the trpC gene encoding indole-3-glycerol phosphate synthase TrpC, translated as MSTILDRILETKRREVEALRQRVHREGPFPERTEPFRSLAQTLRQAQRLGVIAEIKRKSPSKGVFQASVDPAERARVYEQGGASAISVLTDETYFHGALEDLRAARSAVHLPILRKDFVIDEIQVDEAVSAGADILLLIAAAMPADRLVELSRYARARGLEVLLEVHGEDEVEAALAAEPTLIGINNRDLRTFEVDLATSERVLRRLPEGSLAIAESGIMGREDALRMASAGARGILVGELLMRHADLASVRAQVAELCVPLEAVAK; from the coding sequence GTGAGCACCATCTTGGACCGAATTCTCGAAACCAAACGCCGCGAAGTGGAGGCGCTGCGGCAGCGCGTGCATCGTGAAGGACCCTTTCCGGAGCGAACGGAGCCGTTTCGTTCGCTGGCTCAGACCCTGCGCCAGGCTCAACGCCTGGGTGTCATCGCCGAGATCAAGCGCAAAAGCCCGTCCAAAGGCGTGTTTCAGGCGAGCGTGGATCCCGCCGAGCGCGCCAGGGTGTACGAGCAGGGTGGCGCTTCGGCCATCTCCGTGTTGACGGACGAGACGTATTTCCACGGTGCGCTTGAGGACTTGCGTGCGGCCCGATCGGCCGTTCACCTTCCCATCCTCCGTAAGGATTTCGTGATCGACGAGATCCAGGTGGACGAGGCGGTTTCGGCAGGGGCGGATATCCTTCTGCTCATCGCCGCCGCCATGCCCGCAGATCGGCTGGTTGAGCTCTCCAGGTACGCGCGAGCTCGGGGGCTCGAGGTGCTGCTCGAAGTGCACGGCGAGGACGAGGTGGAGGCCGCCCTGGCGGCAGAGCCGACCTTGATTGGCATCAACAATCGCGACCTGCGGACCTTCGAGGTGGATCTCGCCACGTCGGAGCGGGTCCTGCGGCGATTGCCCGAAGGGTCCCTCGCCATCGCCGAGAGCGGCATCATGGGCCGAGAGGACGCCCTTCGCATGGCGTCTGCGGGCGCGAGAGGCATCCTGGTCGGCGAGCTCCTGATGCGCCACGCGGATCTCGCATCCGTCCGAGCACAGGTGGCGGAGCTTTGCGTGCCGCTTGAGGCGGTGGCGAAGTGA
- the aroH gene encoding chorismate mutase, protein MKVRGLRGATTVARNDRDEILRATRELMEEIVRANDIDVDDVASVILTMTPDLNAAFPAFAVRQLPGWQWVPLMCATEINVPGSLPRSIRVLVHLNTDKRQDELVHVYLGEAVQLRPDIATR, encoded by the coding sequence ATGAAGGTGCGAGGACTGCGCGGAGCCACGACGGTGGCCCGCAACGATCGAGACGAGATCCTCAGGGCGACTCGCGAGCTGATGGAGGAGATTGTCCGCGCCAACGACATCGACGTGGACGACGTGGCGAGCGTGATTCTGACCATGACGCCCGATCTGAACGCAGCGTTTCCGGCGTTTGCGGTTCGGCAACTTCCGGGTTGGCAATGGGTGCCCTTGATGTGCGCCACGGAGATCAACGTGCCGGGATCCTTGCCGCGCAGCATTCGCGTGCTCGTGCATCTGAACACGGACAAGCGGCAGGATGAACTTGTCCACGTCTACTTGGGCGAAGCTGTGCAACTGCGCCCCGACATCGCGACGCGATGA